The proteins below are encoded in one region of Arenibacter algicola:
- a CDS encoding peptidase domain-containing ABC transporter, translating to MAKNVLTAWQRLLGLLKLDKRDVLQTFYYAIFAGLVNLSLPLGIQAIINLIQSAEISTSWVVLVVLVTGGVAFGGLLQLMQIRIIENVQQKIFTRASFEFTYRFPKIKMSELHNYYPPELANRFFDTLNVQKGLAKILLDFPAAVLQIVFGLILLSFYHPFFIVYGILLVLLIYVVFKFTAQKGMDTSLEESKRKYKVAHWIQEVARSLISFKLSGRTSLALDKNDALVLDYLEARESHFRILVIQFIQMIGFKVLVTAGLLLIGGLLVLNQEMNIGQFVAAEIIILLVISSVEKLTRSLETFYDLFTSLEKLGQVVDKELEEQQGERPLNEEDEFSLELDRVSFGASKIGRNILDDISLKIGPKTRLLVLGANGSGKSTLLRLIAGLIQPDDGNIYVNNVSLRGINPNHYRSFLGQSLTEEKPFEGTILENITFGDKSITEKEVQWAMENTGLLQYVKEQPKGINTMVYPEGQQMPFTVSKKIVLARSIVRKPKLLLLKDPLIQFDEVEAIKIIKFLTDDKNPWSLIVVSQDPKWLNRFQNIITLENGKIVSKI from the coding sequence ATGGCTAAAAACGTATTGACCGCTTGGCAGCGGCTATTGGGTCTGTTGAAACTCGATAAAAGGGATGTTTTGCAGACCTTTTATTATGCCATTTTTGCAGGGCTTGTTAATCTTTCTTTGCCCTTGGGTATACAGGCTATTATTAACCTCATCCAAAGTGCAGAGATAAGTACCTCATGGGTGGTTTTAGTGGTGCTGGTAACAGGTGGAGTGGCCTTTGGGGGCCTATTGCAATTAATGCAGATCCGAATTATAGAGAATGTTCAACAGAAGATATTTACCAGGGCGTCGTTCGAATTTACATACCGTTTTCCTAAAATAAAAATGAGTGAACTACACAATTACTATCCCCCGGAACTGGCAAATAGATTTTTTGACACACTAAATGTTCAAAAGGGATTGGCAAAGATTTTATTGGATTTTCCTGCAGCCGTACTTCAGATTGTTTTTGGGTTGATCCTCTTGTCTTTTTATCACCCATTTTTTATCGTCTATGGAATATTGTTAGTGTTGCTTATTTACGTAGTCTTCAAATTTACCGCCCAAAAAGGGATGGATACCAGTCTTGAGGAATCCAAGCGAAAGTACAAGGTAGCGCACTGGATACAGGAGGTTGCCCGATCTTTGATAAGCTTTAAGCTTTCTGGTAGGACCAGTCTGGCATTGGACAAGAACGATGCCCTGGTGTTGGATTATTTGGAGGCTCGCGAGAGTCATTTTCGCATTCTGGTAATACAGTTTATACAAATGATAGGGTTCAAGGTATTGGTAACAGCGGGCCTTTTGTTGATCGGGGGGCTGTTGGTGCTAAACCAGGAAATGAACATTGGGCAGTTTGTAGCTGCGGAGATCATCATTCTTCTGGTCATAAGTTCAGTAGAGAAATTGACCCGCAGTTTGGAAACTTTCTACGACCTTTTTACGTCATTGGAAAAATTGGGGCAGGTAGTGGATAAGGAATTGGAAGAGCAACAAGGAGAAAGACCATTAAATGAGGAGGACGAATTTTCTTTGGAGCTGGACAGGGTGTCCTTTGGCGCATCAAAAATTGGTAGGAATATATTGGACGACATTTCCTTAAAAATTGGTCCCAAAACTCGTTTGTTGGTTCTCGGGGCCAACGGTTCAGGTAAGTCCACCTTGTTGCGACTCATTGCAGGCCTGATACAGCCCGATGATGGGAATATTTATGTGAACAATGTATCACTTAGAGGTATAAACCCCAATCATTACCGTTCCTTTTTGGGTCAGTCCCTGACCGAGGAAAAACCTTTTGAAGGTACCATATTGGAAAACATTACTTTTGGCGATAAGAGTATTACCGAAAAAGAAGTGCAATGGGCCATGGAAAATACGGGATTACTGCAATATGTAAAAGAGCAGCCGAAAGGGATCAATACCATGGTATATCCTGAGGGACAACAAATGCCGTTTACAGTTTCCAAAAAAATAGTCCTGGCGCGCAGTATTGTGAGGAAACCAAAACTACTATTGTTAAAAGATCCCTTAATTCAATTTGACGAGGTTGAAGCTATTAAAATCATAAAATTCTTAACGGACGATAAAAATCCTTGGTCGTTGATAGTGGTGAGTCAGGATCCTAAATGGTTGAACCGATTCCAAAACATAATAACATTGGAAAACGGTAAGATCGTTTCTAAAATTTAA
- a CDS encoding HlyD family secretion protein — protein MLNISNNPLNKTVHLRGYKSTERVFHERHYKHFNRFLLGSAIFGIIVLFLPWTQNIRGNGFLTTLKPDQRPQTIQSPIPGRIEKWYVQEGDFVDKGDTILFISEVKNEYFDPKLVERTRQQIKAKSMAVGSYEGKVNALNNQISALGNERKLKLEQAKNKLMQSHLKVQSDSIDLEAAKTNISIAEKQYNRTEQLQKEGLKAVTDVEEKRLKLQETQAKLISQQNKLLVAKNDVLNAEMEINRIQAEYTDKISKAQSDMFTAQSSQYDSEAQVTKLENEYTNYEMRNEMYYIRAPQSGFINKALQGGIGETFKEGDRLVGIMPADYDMAVETFLEPLDLPLIHIGEKVRIQFDGWPAIVFSGWPNISYGTYGGKVVAVETFISENGKYRVLLAPDPEDEPWPTQIRVGSGANTIALLEDVPIWFELWRQVNGFPPNYYQPTKSTAKAEK, from the coding sequence ATGTTGAATATTTCTAACAATCCACTGAATAAAACGGTTCACCTTAGGGGGTATAAGTCAACCGAAAGGGTCTTTCACGAAAGGCATTATAAGCATTTTAACCGATTTTTACTGGGCTCCGCTATTTTTGGGATTATCGTTCTCTTCCTGCCGTGGACACAAAATATAAGAGGGAACGGTTTTCTAACCACTTTGAAGCCGGACCAAAGGCCACAGACAATACAATCCCCAATTCCAGGAAGAATAGAAAAGTGGTATGTGCAGGAGGGCGATTTTGTTGATAAAGGGGATACAATTTTGTTCATTTCCGAAGTCAAGAACGAATATTTCGACCCCAAATTGGTAGAGCGAACAAGGCAACAAATTAAGGCCAAATCTATGGCTGTGGGGTCTTACGAAGGCAAGGTTAATGCATTGAACAATCAGATTTCCGCCTTGGGCAATGAACGGAAACTTAAATTGGAACAGGCCAAGAATAAATTGATGCAGTCCCATTTGAAGGTTCAGAGCGATAGTATTGACCTAGAAGCGGCTAAAACCAATATTAGCATAGCGGAAAAACAGTATAACCGTACGGAGCAATTACAGAAGGAAGGTTTAAAGGCCGTTACGGATGTGGAGGAAAAACGCTTAAAACTACAGGAAACCCAGGCTAAATTAATTTCACAGCAAAACAAATTATTGGTTGCCAAGAATGATGTTTTAAATGCTGAAATGGAGATTAACCGTATCCAGGCCGAATATACGGATAAGATTTCTAAGGCCCAAAGCGATATGTTTACAGCCCAATCAAGTCAATACGATTCCGAGGCGCAAGTGACCAAGCTTGAAAATGAATACACCAATTACGAGATGCGCAACGAAATGTACTACATACGTGCGCCTCAAAGTGGGTTTATCAATAAGGCCTTGCAAGGGGGAATTGGGGAAACTTTTAAGGAAGGAGACCGTCTTGTTGGAATTATGCCTGCGGATTATGACATGGCCGTAGAAACATTTTTGGAACCATTGGATTTGCCTTTAATTCATATTGGGGAGAAGGTAAGAATTCAATTCGATGGTTGGCCTGCCATAGTTTTCAGCGGGTGGCCCAATATTTCTTATGGTACCTACGGTGGAAAGGTTGTAGCGGTTGAAACCTTTATAAGTGAAAATGGAAAATATCGCGTGCTGTTGGCCCCAGATCCAGAGGATGAACCGTGGCCAACCCAAATTAGGGTAGGCTCGGGAGCCAATACTATAGCCCTATTGGAAGATGTTCCCATTTGGTTTGAACTTTGGCGACAGGTCAATGGCTTTCCGCCCAATTATTACCAGCCCACAAAATCTACCGCAAAAGCCGAAAAATGA
- a CDS encoding TolC family protein, translating to MMQKYLYSLFVLLFMGVNAQEQDRLVLNFKEYLGYVKKYHPIAKQAELKIDMGQANLMRSRGGFDPKIEVDYDRKEFKGTEYYDRLNAAFKIPTWYGLELKGNFEQNDGNYLNPSENVPDDGLYSAGVSMSVGQGFWINERMATLKQAKLLREQTKADRDLQVNQVLFEASLAYFQWLQAYQDSQILNDFFSSAQLRFEGVRTTALAGEIAAIDTVEAKIAVQDRALNLEQAKVRFVKSSLELSNFLWMGDNLPVELKPNVIPDVNLGQDIDATLEILGKPLDSFNLENHPKLKSMGYKIEGLTVEKRLKANKLLPKVDLEYNFLTTGPVTMNAFEPQDYKGGLSINLPLFLRKERGDLKLAKIKLEDAKFELDNAQIQIKNKIVAIFRELESFEKQNLLINDIVGNYNLLLTAEERKFSFGESSLFLVNSRESKLIDAELKQNEVRNKYYSAKAKLFNSLAVNPEKM from the coding sequence ATGATGCAAAAGTATTTGTACAGTTTGTTCGTATTACTTTTCATGGGTGTAAATGCCCAAGAACAGGATAGGCTTGTCCTAAATTTTAAGGAATATCTGGGCTATGTTAAAAAATATCATCCTATTGCAAAACAGGCCGAGCTTAAGATTGATATGGGGCAAGCAAACCTAATGCGTTCACGAGGGGGCTTCGACCCTAAGATTGAAGTGGATTACGATCGAAAGGAGTTTAAGGGAACTGAATATTATGATCGACTTAATGCTGCTTTTAAGATACCTACCTGGTACGGTCTGGAGTTGAAGGGTAACTTTGAACAAAATGATGGGAATTATTTAAATCCCTCGGAAAATGTCCCGGATGATGGTCTATATAGTGCCGGGGTTTCTATGTCCGTAGGTCAAGGTTTTTGGATCAATGAACGTATGGCCACTCTAAAACAGGCCAAGTTGTTGAGGGAACAGACCAAGGCCGATCGGGATTTACAGGTGAACCAAGTTCTGTTCGAGGCATCACTAGCCTACTTCCAATGGTTGCAGGCCTATCAGGACAGTCAGATTTTGAATGATTTCTTTTCAAGCGCACAATTGCGTTTTGAGGGCGTCAGAACCACCGCATTGGCAGGTGAAATAGCCGCCATAGATACCGTAGAGGCAAAGATTGCCGTTCAGGACCGTGCCTTGAATCTGGAGCAGGCCAAGGTTCGTTTCGTAAAAAGCTCCCTGGAATTGTCCAATTTTCTCTGGATGGGAGACAACCTTCCGGTAGAGTTAAAACCAAATGTAATACCGGATGTCAATTTAGGGCAAGATATAGATGCCACCTTGGAAATACTCGGGAAACCATTGGACAGTTTTAATTTGGAAAATCACCCCAAGTTAAAATCCATGGGTTACAAAATTGAAGGGCTCACGGTTGAAAAGCGACTTAAGGCAAATAAGTTATTGCCCAAGGTAGATTTGGAATACAACTTTTTAACAACAGGGCCCGTTACTATGAACGCTTTTGAACCCCAAGACTATAAGGGAGGTTTGTCTATAAACTTGCCGCTATTTTTAAGGAAGGAACGTGGGGATTTAAAACTGGCGAAGATCAAATTGGAGGATGCCAAGTTTGAATTGGACAATGCCCAAATACAAATAAAAAACAAGATTGTTGCCATTTTTAGGGAACTGGAATCTTTTGAAAAGCAAAATCTGCTTATAAATGACATTGTGGGCAATTATAATTTACTGCTCACTGCTGAGGAGCGAAAATTTAGTTTTGGGGAAAGTTCATTGTTCTTGGTCAATTCCAGAGAAAGCAAACTCATAGATGCAGAGCTCAAACAGAATGAGGTTAGAAATAAGTATTATTCGGCAAAAGCCAAGTTGTTCAATAGTTTGGCCGTTAATCCAGAAAAAATGTAG
- a CDS encoding mandelate racemase/muconate lactonizing enzyme family protein has product MQTKIKIKDTSLNFERESLYPYRFGGSAVTQLWQTAAWLQSESGVSRVGLGTQSPLWSDRSVAGAHSENGANALMFAMSEKALQLIKDISFTDPMELLDSILPEVHAYGKKITGKSDLRKTFALNSLVCIDNAAWLLYAHENNLKTFDDMIPVEYRAGLSYRNEKVASIPSFPVGTAIEKIKAAADEGYFILKLKTGSKGTQEEMLAQDLEFLSNVHKAIGHYETPHTKDGKIHYYIDANGRYGSMEALLRFLDHAKKIGAFDQIAVIEEPLGQKDESYVGDVGVTIAADESAHTVQDAMDRVEQGYGTIVVKAIAKTLSMTLKIVQACHKRKVPCISADLTVNPILVDWNKSIAARLAPLPMMNFGLLETNGHQFYKNWGKLESYHPRAGAEWTQTKNGAYTTGRSFYEESGGIFLPSEHYQSLFIEG; this is encoded by the coding sequence ATGCAGACAAAAATCAAGATTAAGGACACAAGCTTAAATTTTGAAAGGGAATCACTTTACCCCTATCGTTTTGGGGGGAGCGCCGTCACCCAGCTTTGGCAGACGGCCGCCTGGCTACAAAGCGAATCGGGGGTTTCAAGAGTAGGTCTTGGTACTCAGAGCCCCCTTTGGTCAGATCGAAGTGTGGCCGGTGCCCATTCCGAAAACGGGGCCAATGCGCTGATGTTCGCCATGAGCGAAAAGGCCTTGCAACTTATAAAAGACATATCGTTTACGGATCCCATGGAATTGCTCGACTCCATTTTGCCGGAAGTCCACGCTTACGGTAAAAAAATAACTGGCAAATCAGACCTCAGAAAAACCTTTGCATTAAACTCCCTGGTCTGTATTGATAACGCGGCCTGGCTGCTATATGCCCATGAGAACAATTTAAAGACATTCGACGACATGATTCCTGTGGAATACCGGGCCGGACTATCATATAGAAATGAAAAGGTGGCGAGCATCCCCTCCTTTCCTGTGGGTACGGCGATCGAAAAAATAAAGGCAGCAGCCGATGAAGGCTATTTTATCCTAAAATTGAAAACGGGTTCCAAGGGCACCCAAGAAGAGATGTTGGCCCAGGACTTGGAATTTTTATCCAACGTACACAAAGCTATCGGGCATTATGAAACGCCCCATACCAAAGACGGTAAAATCCATTATTACATCGACGCCAACGGACGATATGGGTCCATGGAAGCCCTTTTACGCTTTTTAGACCATGCAAAAAAAATCGGGGCCTTCGACCAGATTGCAGTTATAGAGGAACCTCTGGGGCAAAAAGATGAATCGTATGTAGGTGATGTAGGGGTTACGATAGCCGCCGATGAAAGTGCGCATACCGTTCAGGATGCCATGGATCGCGTGGAGCAGGGGTATGGCACCATTGTCGTAAAGGCCATAGCCAAGACCTTGAGTATGACCTTGAAAATCGTACAAGCCTGTCATAAAAGAAAAGTTCCTTGTATTAGTGCCGACCTTACGGTGAACCCTATTTTGGTGGATTGGAACAAATCGATTGCTGCTCGTTTGGCACCACTTCCTATGATGAATTTCGGGCTATTGGAAACCAACGGTCATCAGTTTTATAAAAACTGGGGCAAACTCGAATCCTATCACCCTCGGGCAGGTGCGGAATGGACTCAGACCAAAAATGGGGCCTACACAACTGGCAGGTCATTTTATGAAGAAAGTGGGGGCATATTTCTTCCTTCAGAACATTACCAATCTTTATTTATTGAGGGATAG
- a CDS encoding Nramp family divalent metal transporter: MKKIFALIGPGFITAALVLGPGSLAVASKIGANYEYQLLWVMPLCVLFMGAFTVVSTRIGLASEISLLRQIHLTYGRWVAIVIGVGLFMVAASFQAGNSIGAGMVFSETLAMSSAPWIIGISAIAIFLLFFKTFFKILEKVMIGMVILMLVSFMLTLVISNPDLSRLAEQFTFEIPNGSEMLTLALVASSFSIAGAFYQSYLVQEKGWTKAKSRSHEREGITGIVILGVITSTVLLVGASVLFPKGIAVNSATEMGMALEPIFGSYATKVFMLGLFAASFSSLLGNATLGGVLISDALGFGMKLESIKVRVMVMLVIVIGALVAIVFGNLPVELIVVAQGLTVIVSPLIGLLLLLIAFGKSAKKEMELGIGLKVLMILGWLILLFLAMANGYNIFIK; the protein is encoded by the coding sequence ATGAAAAAAATCTTCGCGCTTATCGGTCCTGGTTTTATTACGGCGGCCTTGGTATTGGGTCCAGGTAGTTTGGCGGTGGCATCGAAAATTGGGGCGAACTATGAATATCAACTGCTGTGGGTAATGCCGTTGTGCGTTTTGTTCATGGGTGCATTTACTGTTGTTTCCACACGAATAGGCCTTGCATCCGAAATCTCCTTACTCCGACAGATTCACCTCACATACGGAAGATGGGTTGCCATTGTGATCGGAGTCGGACTCTTTATGGTAGCGGCTTCGTTCCAAGCCGGAAACTCCATAGGTGCGGGAATGGTCTTTAGTGAGACCTTGGCCATGTCATCAGCCCCATGGATAATAGGAATATCGGCCATCGCCATTTTCTTACTGTTTTTTAAGACCTTCTTTAAGATTCTCGAAAAAGTAATGATCGGTATGGTCATCTTAATGCTGGTATCTTTTATGCTTACCCTGGTCATTTCGAATCCAGATCTTTCAAGATTGGCGGAACAATTCACTTTTGAAATTCCTAACGGTTCCGAAATGCTGACCTTAGCATTGGTAGCATCGAGTTTTTCTATTGCCGGTGCCTTTTACCAATCCTATTTGGTGCAGGAAAAAGGATGGACGAAAGCCAAATCAAGATCGCACGAACGCGAAGGAATTACTGGGATCGTTATCTTGGGAGTGATTACCTCGACCGTGCTCTTGGTCGGGGCATCCGTTTTATTTCCCAAGGGGATTGCGGTCAATAGTGCCACTGAAATGGGCATGGCATTGGAGCCTATTTTCGGGTCCTATGCCACCAAGGTCTTTATGCTGGGGCTTTTTGCGGCATCTTTTTCTTCCCTGTTGGGTAATGCCACCTTGGGCGGCGTTTTAATATCCGATGCACTGGGGTTCGGGATGAAACTCGAATCGATAAAAGTACGTGTAATGGTCATGTTGGTCATAGTAATCGGTGCGTTGGTAGCGATAGTTTTCGGCAATTTGCCAGTTGAACTGATTGTTGTGGCACAGGGCCTTACGGTTATCGTATCACCCTTGATCGGACTGTTGTTGCTTTTGATCGCATTTGGAAAATCCGCAAAAAAAGAAATGGAATTGGGCATTGGTTTAAAGGTCCTGATGATCTTAGGTTGGTTGATATTATTATTTTTGGCCATGGCCAATGGATATAACATTTTTATTAAATAG
- a CDS encoding NAD-dependent epimerase/dehydratase family protein, producing the protein MKTVEELELKLSKPSERLIVDVAKIHGDILILGLGGKMGPSLAKLLKKAIDKAGISKRIMGASRFSNETMYNELSNFGIECHKVDLLNDAALNGLPDAENVIYMAGNKFGTAGNEHFTWAMNAYLPGRVAEKYKHSNIVVFSTGNIYPFMPIGSGGAQENVRPSPIGEYAQSCLGRERVFEHFSVKNGTKMLLYRLNYALDLRYGVLLEVAKKVISEKPIDLSMGYVNVIWQGDANEYAIRSLLHCESPANKLNITGPETISVQWLAEQFGKHFEKKPIFENKPAETALLNNASRSFELFGQPFVSLNEMIMMTVEWVKSGGKEIGKPTHFQERKGDF; encoded by the coding sequence ATGAAAACTGTTGAAGAACTTGAGCTTAAATTATCGAAACCTTCCGAAAGACTAATAGTGGATGTTGCCAAGATCCATGGCGACATCTTGATTTTGGGCCTCGGTGGAAAAATGGGCCCAAGCTTGGCCAAATTGCTCAAAAAGGCCATTGATAAGGCGGGAATTTCTAAAAGGATAATGGGGGCCTCACGGTTTTCGAACGAGACCATGTACAACGAACTTTCCAATTTCGGAATTGAATGTCATAAGGTCGATTTGCTGAACGATGCCGCGTTAAACGGTCTGCCCGATGCCGAAAATGTCATCTATATGGCCGGCAATAAATTTGGAACGGCGGGCAACGAGCATTTTACCTGGGCGATGAACGCCTATCTTCCTGGCAGGGTTGCCGAAAAATACAAACACTCCAATATAGTAGTATTTTCAACCGGAAATATTTATCCCTTTATGCCCATCGGAAGTGGTGGTGCACAGGAAAACGTAAGACCTTCGCCCATAGGGGAGTATGCACAGTCTTGTTTGGGCAGGGAGCGGGTGTTCGAGCATTTTTCGGTAAAGAATGGCACGAAAATGTTATTGTACCGTTTGAACTATGCGCTGGATCTAAGATACGGCGTGCTTTTGGAGGTTGCTAAAAAAGTGATATCCGAAAAGCCCATCGATTTAAGTATGGGCTACGTAAATGTGATCTGGCAGGGCGATGCCAACGAATATGCTATTAGAAGCCTGCTGCATTGCGAATCCCCGGCGAATAAATTGAATATTACAGGTCCTGAAACGATATCGGTGCAATGGCTTGCCGAACAATTCGGCAAACATTTCGAAAAAAAACCGATTTTTGAGAACAAGCCTGCCGAAACGGCCTTGTTAAACAATGCTTCGCGATCTTTCGAACTTTTCGGACAGCCATTTGTTTCCCTGAACGAGATGATCATGATGACAGTAGAATGGGTAAAATCCGGAGGAAAGGAAATCGGCAAACCCACCCATTTTCAAGAACGAAAGGGGGATTTCTAA
- a CDS encoding dihydrodipicolinate synthase family protein: protein MKDLDPKIKELLDKGTVIPAHPLALTADRKLDEARQRLLTRYYIASGAGGIAIGVHTTQFQIRDPEIGLYRTVLELAIEEIDKANLTRPFIKVAGVSGNTEQAVKEAKICSELEYDIVLVSTNGLGDWPEAALLERTRKIAEVIPVFGFYLQPAVGGKVLSFDFWKAFAEIKNVHAIKMAPFNRYQTLEVVRAVCESSRCDDIALYTGNDDNIVNDLLSTYKFSVNNKLVTKDIVGGLLGHWAVWTKKAVELLDKIKKAKKSGSTLPKELLTLNVAVTDSNAAFFDAANNFHGCIAGIHEVLYRQGILKGIWCLDENEGLSKGQKEEIDRVYRDYPELNDDDFIRSNIEKWMVD, encoded by the coding sequence ATGAAAGATTTAGATCCAAAAATAAAAGAACTATTAGACAAAGGCACAGTGATTCCGGCCCATCCGTTGGCCCTTACCGCAGATCGTAAGTTGGATGAAGCCAGGCAACGTCTGTTGACCCGATATTACATAGCATCTGGTGCCGGAGGCATTGCTATTGGCGTACATACCACCCAATTTCAAATACGCGATCCTGAAATCGGATTGTACCGAACAGTGCTTGAATTGGCAATCGAGGAAATAGACAAGGCGAATCTAACTCGACCCTTCATAAAAGTCGCAGGGGTTAGCGGCAATACGGAACAAGCCGTCAAGGAAGCCAAAATATGTTCGGAACTGGAGTATGACATCGTGCTGGTCAGTACAAACGGATTGGGCGATTGGCCCGAAGCCGCTCTATTGGAGCGTACCCGGAAGATTGCCGAGGTTATTCCCGTATTCGGCTTTTACCTGCAACCAGCAGTAGGAGGGAAGGTATTGAGTTTTGATTTTTGGAAGGCCTTTGCTGAAATAAAGAATGTTCACGCCATAAAAATGGCCCCTTTCAACCGTTATCAGACCTTGGAAGTGGTTAGGGCGGTCTGTGAATCGTCCAGATGCGATGACATCGCGCTATATACGGGCAACGATGATAATATTGTCAATGACCTATTGAGCACATATAAGTTCAGTGTCAATAACAAACTAGTAACCAAGGACATAGTCGGGGGATTACTGGGCCATTGGGCGGTTTGGACGAAAAAGGCCGTGGAACTGCTGGACAAGATAAAAAAGGCAAAAAAGAGCGGAAGTACCCTGCCTAAGGAACTTTTGACCTTGAACGTTGCTGTAACCGATTCGAATGCTGCTTTCTTTGATGCTGCCAACAATTTTCATGGATGTATAGCTGGCATTCACGAGGTATTATACCGACAAGGAATTTTAAAGGGAATATGGTGCCTGGATGAAAATGAAGGACTTTCCAAAGGACAAAAAGAGGAAATCGACCGTGTTTACCGAGATTACCCCGAACTGAACGATGATGATTTTATAAGGAGTAATATTGAGAAATGGATGGTGGATTAG
- a CDS encoding Gfo/Idh/MocA family protein: MKKQNKTSRRTFVKTSAKTLAAGMVFSHLPIFSSANVLGQEKIKLGLVGCGGRGTGAIFQALTASKSVQLVAMGDVFKHELDNSLQQVATKFSDQVAVPKERQFLGLDAFEKVIAECDAVILATPPGFRPQHFQHAIDAGKHVFLEKPLAVDGPGYRKIIETGEKATEKKLNVVVGLQFRYEIAMNEMVTKIHSGEIGDVLSADVYYNVGKATVHPRKEGQTELEYQISNWHYFNWLWGGQLAGQAIHQIDVINWIKQAYPIKASGMGGRAMLEGPDHGEIFDHHYVEFEYADGSKLHVQCRQMDNCANRMGFNVQGTKTRADERYQLLDNQGNTLWRYRDRDDPSSSQIEQDVFIGAILGSKPYVNDVEFGAESSMTTIMGRMAIESGQIIELDKAKASDLSIVPDPMSWDMRMPNAPLEDGNYSIPKPGIRVL, encoded by the coding sequence ATGAAAAAACAAAATAAAACGAGCAGAAGAACCTTTGTAAAGACCTCGGCCAAGACCCTAGCAGCCGGCATGGTCTTCAGTCACTTACCGATATTTTCAAGTGCCAATGTACTGGGGCAGGAGAAAATTAAATTAGGATTGGTAGGTTGTGGCGGTCGTGGAACCGGAGCTATTTTTCAAGCCTTGACCGCATCAAAATCCGTACAGTTGGTTGCTATGGGCGATGTTTTCAAACACGAACTAGACAATAGCCTTCAACAGGTAGCCACCAAATTTTCGGATCAGGTGGCTGTGCCGAAAGAACGCCAATTTTTAGGGTTGGATGCTTTTGAGAAGGTAATTGCAGAGTGCGATGCGGTTATCTTGGCCACCCCTCCAGGATTTCGCCCCCAACATTTTCAACATGCCATCGACGCCGGAAAGCATGTGTTTTTGGAAAAGCCTTTGGCCGTAGATGGCCCTGGCTATCGCAAAATCATTGAAACCGGAGAAAAAGCGACCGAGAAAAAGCTCAACGTTGTTGTAGGCCTGCAGTTCCGGTACGAAATCGCCATGAACGAAATGGTAACAAAAATACATTCGGGGGAAATCGGCGACGTATTGTCTGCCGATGTGTATTATAATGTGGGCAAGGCCACTGTACACCCACGAAAAGAAGGCCAGACAGAACTGGAATACCAGATCAGCAACTGGCATTATTTCAATTGGCTTTGGGGAGGCCAATTGGCAGGGCAGGCCATACACCAGATCGATGTCATAAACTGGATAAAACAGGCTTACCCCATAAAAGCAAGTGGAATGGGGGGTAGGGCCATGCTCGAAGGTCCGGATCATGGAGAAATATTCGATCATCATTATGTGGAGTTCGAGTATGCCGATGGCTCAAAATTGCACGTACAATGCCGACAAATGGACAACTGCGCCAACCGAATGGGGTTCAATGTTCAAGGTACCAAAACAAGGGCCGATGAGCGTTATCAGCTTCTCGACAATCAGGGGAATACGCTTTGGCGGTACCGTGATAGGGACGACCCTTCATCTTCACAAATCGAACAGGATGTTTTTATCGGGGCAATATTGGGTTCCAAACCCTATGTGAACGACGTTGAATTCGGTGCCGAAAGCAGCATGACCACCATAATGGGTCGTATGGCAATAGAGTCCGGCCAGATCATCGAATTGGATAAGGCCAAAGCCTCCGATCTGAGTATCGTCCCTGATCCAATGTCATGGGATATGAGGATGCCCAATGCACCCTTGGAAGATGGCAATTACTCCATACCAAAACCGGGCATCAGGGTATTGTAG